One part of the Sorangiineae bacterium MSr11954 genome encodes these proteins:
- a CDS encoding helix-turn-helix domain-containing protein, whose amino-acid sequence MDAETFYRALSARDARFDGSFFVGVTTTGIYCRPICPARTPARERCVFFQRATEAERDGFRACFRCRPELAPGGAHVDALPSLVKAALARIDRGYLNEHSVDELASELGVTTRHLRRATEAELGVSPVELAQSRRLSLAKQLLQDTQLSLTDIAFASGFSSVRRYNALFSARFGRPPSAIRRGHGAPSSARASARAARQQGGGDGANGGGEGSEGATIPLRLDYRPPFDWATLLKFLGDRAIPGVESVTDGVYRRTVRIGESSGVVSVEHDPHRGALWAHASVSLSGVLMPLRARLRDLFDLDAHPRAIVEHLGSDPLLGPLVAARPGLRVPGAFDRFETGVRAIAGQMVSVRAATTLAGRIARAFGDPLGEREGEGDRLFPTAGVLAAASIDQVASLGFPRARALALIGLARAVADGALVLDDDAGTYESKIEAFKALPGFGEWTAQYMAMRVLGWPDAFPASDLGVRKALGMAPASAVLTMAEPWRPWRAYAAMHLWTSLAQGG is encoded by the coding sequence GTGGATGCGGAGACATTTTATCGGGCGCTGAGCGCGCGGGACGCGCGGTTCGACGGTTCGTTCTTCGTCGGCGTGACGACGACGGGGATTTATTGCCGGCCCATCTGCCCGGCGAGGACGCCGGCGCGTGAGCGGTGCGTCTTTTTTCAGCGGGCCACCGAGGCCGAGCGCGACGGGTTTCGCGCGTGCTTTCGCTGCAGGCCCGAGCTCGCGCCGGGCGGCGCGCACGTGGACGCGCTGCCGTCGCTGGTGAAGGCGGCGCTCGCGCGCATCGATCGGGGTTACCTCAACGAGCACTCGGTGGACGAGCTGGCGTCGGAGCTGGGGGTGACCACCCGGCATTTGCGGCGCGCCACCGAGGCGGAGCTCGGTGTCTCGCCGGTGGAGCTCGCGCAGTCGCGGCGCCTCTCGCTCGCCAAGCAGCTCCTTCAAGATACGCAGCTGTCGCTCACCGACATCGCTTTTGCGAGCGGGTTCTCCAGCGTGCGCCGCTACAACGCGCTCTTCTCCGCGCGGTTCGGGCGACCGCCTTCGGCCATCCGGCGCGGGCATGGAGCGCCTTCCAGCGCGCGCGCATCGGCCCGCGCTGCGCGCCAGCAAGGCGGTGGGGACGGTGCGAACGGCGGCGGCGAGGGGAGCGAGGGCGCGACCATCCCGCTCCGGCTCGATTATCGGCCGCCGTTCGATTGGGCCACCTTGCTGAAATTTCTCGGCGATCGCGCGATCCCAGGGGTCGAATCGGTGACCGACGGCGTCTACCGCCGCACCGTGCGCATCGGCGAGAGCTCCGGCGTCGTCTCGGTCGAGCACGATCCGCATCGCGGTGCGCTCTGGGCGCACGCTTCGGTGTCGCTCTCGGGGGTGCTCATGCCGCTCCGCGCGCGGCTGCGCGATCTCTTCGATCTGGACGCGCACCCGCGCGCCATCGTGGAGCACTTGGGGAGCGATCCCTTGCTCGGCCCCTTGGTCGCGGCGCGGCCGGGGCTTCGCGTGCCGGGGGCCTTCGACCGGTTCGAGACGGGCGTGCGCGCGATCGCCGGGCAGATGGTCTCCGTTCGCGCGGCCACCACCTTGGCCGGTCGCATCGCGCGCGCCTTCGGCGATCCGCTGGGCGAGCGCGAGGGCGAAGGCGACCGCCTCTTTCCCACGGCGGGCGTTCTGGCCGCTGCCTCCATCGACCAAGTGGCCTCCCTGGGCTTTCCCCGGGCGCGCGCGCTGGCGCTCATCGGCCTGGCGCGCGCGGTGGCCGACGGCGCGCTGGTGCTCGACGACGACGCGGGCACCTACGAGTCGAAGATCGAGGCGTTCAAAGCGCTGCCCGGCTTTGGCGAGTGGACGGCGCAATACATGGCGATGCGCGTCCTCGGGTGGCCCGACGCGTTCCCCGCCTCGGATCTGGGCGTGCGCAAGGCGCTGGGCATGGCGCCGGCCAGCGCGGTGCTGACCATGGCCGAACCCTGGCGCCCGTGGCGGGCGTACGCGGCCATGCATTTGTGGACGTCGCTGGCGCAAGGCGGCTGA
- a CDS encoding metallophosphoesterase, with amino-acid sequence MSVKTTRIAHLSDLHLLEPNPDGSRSYGFDVRFVSLGRKLDARERMRKVTRALEAAQRAGVDHVVVSGDLTETGTARQFEAVAEVFHDSRIPPSQVTMVPGNHDAYTAPRAWREALDGPLRAYAETSAHGPGAVVERPGFCILPIDVACHQPVTRSSGELSMLEADALERRLRDPAFSRKAVVVVQHHPPNPHRVPAWQWIDGLRGWARMMKLLEQNPEVQVLHGHLHYAVNRMVVNGRDRIFGAPAVVSDKDDAVRVRLYEVRDGVLESAGLIAA; translated from the coding sequence ATGTCGGTGAAGACGACCCGCATTGCTCATTTGTCGGACTTGCACTTGCTCGAACCGAACCCGGACGGGAGCCGGAGCTACGGATTCGACGTGCGCTTCGTGAGCCTCGGACGAAAACTCGACGCGCGCGAGCGCATGCGCAAGGTGACGCGTGCCCTCGAAGCGGCGCAGCGCGCGGGGGTCGACCATGTCGTGGTCTCCGGCGATCTGACGGAGACGGGCACCGCGCGGCAGTTCGAAGCCGTGGCCGAAGTGTTCCACGACTCGCGCATCCCGCCGTCGCAGGTGACGATGGTGCCCGGCAACCACGATGCGTACACGGCCCCCCGCGCTTGGCGGGAGGCGCTCGACGGTCCGCTCCGCGCATACGCCGAAACGTCGGCCCACGGGCCGGGGGCTGTGGTCGAGCGCCCGGGGTTTTGCATTCTGCCCATCGACGTGGCCTGTCATCAGCCGGTGACTCGCTCGTCGGGCGAGCTCTCGATGCTCGAGGCCGACGCGCTCGAGCGGCGGCTCCGCGATCCCGCGTTCTCGCGCAAGGCGGTGGTGGTGGTGCAGCATCATCCGCCGAACCCGCACCGGGTGCCGGCGTGGCAGTGGATCGATGGGCTGCGCGGCTGGGCGCGCATGATGAAGCTGCTCGAGCAGAACCCCGAGGTGCAGGTGCTCCACGGGCATTTGCACTACGCCGTGAACCGGATGGTGGTGAACGGTCGGGACCGCATTTTTGGTGCGCCGGCGGTCGTTTCGGACAAGGATGATGCGGTTCGTGTGCGCCTGTACGAGGTGCGCGATGGGGTGCTGGAGAGCGCGGGGTTGATCGCGGCTTAG
- a CDS encoding RNA-binding protein: MGNRLYVGNLSFHSTADSVRAIFAEIGEVTDVHIVTDRVTGQSRGFGFVTMGSAAEADKAIKAVNGRNVEGRALRVNEAEERPARSGGGGGGYGGGGGGGGYGGGGGGRGGDRGDRGGRNGGGSDRRNRW, from the coding sequence ATGGGGAATCGTCTCTACGTTGGGAATCTGTCGTTTCACTCGACCGCCGACTCTGTGCGGGCGATTTTCGCCGAGATCGGTGAGGTGACGGATGTTCACATCGTTACGGATCGAGTGACAGGGCAGTCACGAGGGTTTGGTTTCGTCACCATGGGTTCGGCTGCCGAGGCCGACAAGGCCATCAAGGCTGTCAACGGCCGCAACGTCGAAGGCCGCGCGCTTCGCGTGAACGAGGCAGAGGAGCGTCCGGCCCGCAGTGGTGGCGGGGGCGGCGGTTATGGTGGTGGTGGTGGCGGTGGCGGCTACGGCGGTGGTGGTGGTGGCCGTGGCGGTGATCGTGGCGACCGCGGTGGGCGCAACGGCGGTGGCTCCGACCGGCGCAACCGCTGGTGA